Genomic DNA from Paraconexibacter algicola:
GACGAGGTCGGCGAAGCCGTCGGCGTTCAGCACGACGGTGACGAGGTCGGGCGTGTCGGCCTTGTAGAGCTCGGCGAGCCGGTTGGAGAGCACGACGCGCGCCTCGGCCAGGCGCGCCTTGAGGCGCACGAGGCGGCGGCGCTCGGAACGCAGGTCGGCCTGGATGCGGGTGAGCGCGGCGCGCTGGGTGTCGAGGTCGCTCTGGACGACCGCCTGCCGGCGGTTGTAGCGGTCGATGCGGTCCTGCAGGCTCTCGATCCGCTGCGTGTACTGCGTGATGTCGCGCGAGAGGACCCGCTCGGTGCCCTTGCGCTTGCCGATCTTGCCGCGGGTGACCTCGATCTTCTTCTGGATCGCCTGGGCGCTGCGCGCGGTCGGCTCCTCGCCGCTGGAGAGCACGGGCAGGGCCGCCCACAGCAGGAGCGGCAGGAGGACGGAGACGAGCAGCAGGCGCAGACGCACGGCGGTTCACGCTAGCAACGGTCCGGCGGAGCCCGAGCCACTGCAAGCAGTCCTGCGCAGCGGCCTGCGGGCGCGTCGGTGCGCCCGCGTCGGTCCCCTTTACCGATCGTGAAGCCGGGCCTGTCACCATCCACCCATGAGACCGACCTCCTTCGGCAAGGACACGGGCCTGCAGGCCCGGATGCTCCTGACGATGTTCCTGCTGGGCGCCGTCTACGTGGTGTTCATGGGCGTCCTCTTCGCCGCCGGTGCGTCCGGCGTCATCATCGCCGTCGTCGCCGGCGGCCTGGTGTTCCTGCAGCTGTTCGCCTCCGAGGCGATCGGCCTGCGCGCGATGGGTGCGCGCGAGGTCTCGCCGCAGGAGGCGCCGGAGCTGCACGCGATGATCGAGCGGCTCTGCCTGCAGGCGGACCTGCCCAAGCCGAAGGTCGCCGTGGCGTACACGGACATGCCCAACGCGTTCGCGATGGGCCGCTCCAAGAAGCACGCGACCGTCTGCGCGACCACCGGCATCATGGACCTCCTGACGCCGGCCGAGCTCGAGGGCGTCATGGCGCACGAGCTCGCGCACATCGCCAACCGCGACGTGATGATCATGACCCTGGCGAGCTTCTTCGCCTCGGTCGCCTCGATGATCCTGCAGTTCGGCTTCATGTTCGGCGGCGGGCACAGCGACGACGACGACGGCCCGGGCTTCCTCGCGGTCATCATGGTGTCGCTGGCCGTGTACGTGATCTCGTTCTTCCTCATGCAGGCCCTCTCGCGCTACCGCGAGTTCGCGGCCGACCGCGGCGCCGCGGTGCTGACCGGCCGCCCGAGCGCGCTGGCGTCGGCGCTGATGAAGATCAGCGGCGGCATGGACCGGATCCCGCAGAAGGACCTGCGGGCGAGCAGCGAGATGGCCGCGTTCTACATCTTCCCTCCGGGGACGAAGTCGGCGATCGGCAGCCTGTTCTCCACGCACCCGCCGATGGACAAGCGGATCGACGCGCTGATGCGCCTCGAGGGGCAGCTCCAGGGCACCCGCTGACATGGGCTTCTTCGACGCCCTGCTCGGCAAGCGGAAGGTCGCGCCGCCGGCCGCCAAGGACCGGCTGTTCGCGATGTCCACCGCGCACATCGCGATGGACGTCGACGGCCTGCGGGCGCGCGGCCGGGCGGGAATCGTCTTCCAGTCCCTGGGAACCGCGGACTTCTCGCGGGTCGTCCAGGAGATGGAGGAGGTCCTGCACGGGACCGGCGAGGAGACCGGCACGACCGTCTCCTCGCAGGACGACTCGTTCGGCTACCGCTGGATGATCCTCGAGGACCCCGACGTCGAGGACCTCGTCGTCGGCGTGCACGCGGTCAACGATGCGCTGGCGATCGCCGGCTACGGCGACCGCACGCTGGCCGCGGTGTTCGCCTACGAGGACGGCAGCCAGCCCCTGTACTGGATCTACAACATCAAGCGGGGCTCCTGGTACCCGTTCGTGCCGGCGGGCGGCGAGCAGGCCCGGTCCAACGAGCGCGAGCTGCAGCTGAAGGCCCGCTACGGCGGCGACCTGCCGATCGAGCCGGAGCTCGAGCGCTGGTTCCCCCTGTGGGGCGTGCCGCTCTAGGAGCGCTCAGCGGTCGCGGTAGGCGCGGACCTTCGCGCGGTTGCCGCAGACCTCCATCGAGCACCAGCGGCGCGAGCGGTTGCGCGAGACGTCGTAGAAGGCCCAGCCGCAGTCGTCGGCCGGGCAGATCTTCAGCCGGGTCCAGGTGCCGTCCGCCTGCGCGGCGGCGACGATGGCCAGCAGCCGCCCGAACGCGCCGCGCACGCCCGGGACACCGCAGGCGACGACCGACCGGCCCTCCGGGGCGAAGCGCACGCCCAGGTCGGCGTCCGCCGCGGTGGCGTTGAGGACGCGGACCGCGGACGGGTCGGGCGTGCCGCCGTCGTGGTTGCAGGCGAGCAGCGCCCGCAGCGCGTCGCGCAGGGCGCGGGCC
This window encodes:
- the htpX gene encoding zinc metalloprotease HtpX, whose protein sequence is MRPTSFGKDTGLQARMLLTMFLLGAVYVVFMGVLFAAGASGVIIAVVAGGLVFLQLFASEAIGLRAMGAREVSPQEAPELHAMIERLCLQADLPKPKVAVAYTDMPNAFAMGRSKKHATVCATTGIMDLLTPAELEGVMAHELAHIANRDVMIMTLASFFASVASMILQFGFMFGGGHSDDDDGPGFLAVIMVSLAVYVISFFLMQALSRYREFAADRGAAVLTGRPSALASALMKISGGMDRIPQKDLRASSEMAAFYIFPPGTKSAIGSLFSTHPPMDKRIDALMRLEGQLQGTR
- the pspAB gene encoding PspA-associated protein PspAB, with product MGFFDALLGKRKVAPPAAKDRLFAMSTAHIAMDVDGLRARGRAGIVFQSLGTADFSRVVQEMEEVLHGTGEETGTTVSSQDDSFGYRWMILEDPDVEDLVVGVHAVNDALAIAGYGDRTLAAVFAYEDGSQPLYWIYNIKRGSWYPFVPAGGEQARSNERELQLKARYGGDLPIEPELERWFPLWGVPL
- a CDS encoding CGNR zinc finger domain-containing protein; this translates as MAVTFPDGGHHDGFCAPAALEPVRVFVNTLDLDAGTDGLTDPDGLVEALRGTVGLAAEAVPTAADVQAARALRDALRALLACNHDGGTPDPSAVRVLNATAADADLGVRFAPEGRSVVACGVPGVRGAFGRLLAIVAAAQADGTWTRLKICPADDCGWAFYDVSRNRSRRWCSMEVCGNRAKVRAYRDR